Proteins co-encoded in one Flavivirga eckloniae genomic window:
- a CDS encoding arginase family protein — protein sequence MNSHKIYIVEFPSNLGLKQTDYAIEPSVKKLPKWLKQFGLHKQVNPERVLGLEPPSYSMDFDKESGVRNADKIIKYAKEQSQLLESLKEEAFKIVIGGDCSILIGSAIALKKKGEFGLFFIDGHTDFILPEISQTGGAAGMDLAIVTGYGHEKLTNIHGLNPYFMERNVFCVGNRAFDEDYVQPILDSEIGYYNLNRLRRNGFKNTVDQFLKLVNDNRLDGFFIHLDLDVLNDDIMPAVDSRAKGGLTYVELSELLIPLISSEKAVGIEITILDPDLDKNGKYTIKFVQHFVEILKSVSNSQM from the coding sequence ATGAATAGTCATAAAATCTACATCGTAGAATTTCCATCAAATTTAGGTTTGAAGCAAACGGATTATGCCATTGAACCTAGTGTTAAGAAACTACCGAAATGGTTAAAACAGTTTGGTCTTCATAAACAGGTTAACCCCGAAAGGGTTTTGGGTTTAGAGCCTCCGAGTTACTCCATGGATTTCGACAAAGAATCTGGGGTTAGAAATGCTGATAAAATTATTAAGTACGCCAAAGAACAATCTCAACTTCTTGAATCTTTAAAAGAAGAAGCTTTTAAAATAGTTATAGGAGGTGATTGTAGCATTTTAATTGGAAGTGCCATCGCATTAAAGAAAAAGGGTGAATTTGGACTGTTTTTTATTGATGGTCATACCGATTTTATATTACCTGAAATTTCGCAAACTGGTGGAGCGGCAGGTATGGATCTGGCTATTGTTACAGGGTATGGTCATGAAAAATTGACCAATATTCATGGTTTGAACCCCTATTTTATGGAACGTAATGTGTTTTGTGTTGGAAATAGAGCGTTTGATGAAGACTATGTGCAACCAATTTTAGATTCGGAAATTGGCTATTATAATTTAAACAGGCTAAGGCGTAATGGGTTTAAAAATACGGTTGATCAATTTTTGAAATTGGTTAACGACAATCGGTTGGATGGATTTTTTATTCATTTGGATTTAGATGTGCTTAATGATGATATTATGCCAGCTGTAGATAGTAGGGCAAAAGGAGGACTAACTTATGTCGAATTATCGGAATTATTAATTCCTTTGATTTCGAGTGAAAAAGCTGTTGGAATTGAAATTACCATTCTCGACCCGGATTTAGACAAGAATGGTAAATACACCATTAAGTTTGTTCAACACTTTGTGGAGATTTTAAAATCTGTATCCAATTCTCAAATGTAA
- a CDS encoding LytR/AlgR family response regulator transcription factor gives MNVIIIEDEKPSARRLQRMLNTLNIEVDTLLHSVEESIEWFQNNAHPDLIFLDIQLSDGLSFEIFESIEIKSAVIFTTAYDEYALQAFKLNSIDYLLKPIDEDELTIAVKKYQERMPQKQAVTLDFNDIKKLLVNPIDREYKKRFSVKVGQHLKLINIDDIECFYSENKGTYLYTTEGRNYLLDTTLEHLENELEPQTFFRINRKFFVNINAIKDMVSYTNSRLQIKLKSYKDQEVIVARERVKDFKTWLE, from the coding sequence ATGAATGTAATTATTATCGAAGATGAGAAACCATCAGCAAGACGTTTGCAGCGTATGTTGAATACTTTAAATATTGAAGTTGATACCTTGCTACATTCTGTAGAAGAATCTATAGAATGGTTTCAAAATAACGCCCATCCCGATTTAATTTTTCTTGATATTCAATTGAGTGATGGGTTGTCCTTCGAAATTTTTGAATCCATTGAAATTAAAAGTGCCGTTATATTTACCACAGCTTACGATGAGTATGCACTGCAAGCTTTTAAACTAAATAGCATAGATTATTTATTAAAACCTATTGATGAGGACGAATTAACAATTGCGGTAAAAAAATATCAGGAACGTATGCCACAGAAACAAGCGGTTACCCTAGATTTTAATGACATTAAAAAGCTTTTGGTAAACCCAATTGATCGTGAATACAAAAAGCGGTTTTCGGTAAAAGTAGGGCAACATTTAAAGCTTATTAATATAGATGATATTGAGTGTTTTTATAGCGAGAATAAAGGCACTTACCTATATACTACAGAAGGTAGAAATTATCTTTTAGACACAACGTTGGAGCATTTAGAAAACGAATTGGAGCCTCAAACGTTTTTTCGTATTAACCGAAAGTTCTTTGTAAATATTAATGCTATAAAAGATATGGTAAGCTATACGAATTCGCGTTTACAAATAAAACTAAAGTCGTATAAAGACCAAGAGGTTATCGTGGCTCGCGAACGTGTTAAAGACTTTAAAACCTGGTTGGAGTAG
- a CDS encoding 2TM domain-containing protein, with translation MKHKDHNYSSEDFRKEEAFLRAQKRLKELKGFYWHALAYVLVNIFIVITITVNSNGAFWNIGTFSTPIFWGIGLGFHALGVFGKNIFFGKAWEERKIREFMDKDKKRWE, from the coding sequence ATGAAACATAAAGATCATAATTATTCTTCTGAAGATTTTAGAAAGGAAGAAGCTTTTCTAAGAGCTCAAAAAAGACTAAAGGAGCTAAAGGGCTTTTACTGGCATGCGTTAGCCTATGTGTTAGTAAATATATTTATTGTTATTACTATTACTGTAAATTCCAATGGTGCTTTCTGGAATATAGGAACATTCTCTACACCAATTTTTTGGGGTATTGGCTTAGGATTTCATGCTTTGGGTGTATTTGGTAAAAACATATTTTTTGGAAAAGCATGGGAGGAGCGCAAGATTAGAGAGTTTATGGATAAAGACAAAAAACGTTGGGAATAG
- a CDS encoding 2TM domain-containing protein, with protein sequence MEKLPDSEANSRYLRARKRVEDIKEFYYHLIVYCLVVPFLVFVNYKTYWEYHWFWFPMAGWGVGLGFHAYNTFVNNGVLGRKWEERKIQELIDKEEERKHWN encoded by the coding sequence ATGGAGAAGTTACCAGATTCTGAAGCAAATAGTAGATACTTAAGAGCACGAAAAAGAGTAGAGGATATTAAAGAATTTTACTATCATTTAATAGTTTATTGCTTAGTAGTTCCTTTTTTGGTATTTGTAAACTATAAAACGTATTGGGAGTATCATTGGTTTTGGTTTCCTATGGCGGGCTGGGGTGTTGGTTTAGGGTTTCATGCTTATAATACATTTGTGAACAATGGTGTGTTGGGACGTAAATGGGAGGAAAGAAAGATACAGGAACTTATAGATAAAGAGGAGGAACGAAAGCACTGGAACTAA
- a CDS encoding 2TM domain-containing protein, whose product MTKSVKNIIIIFAIGCAIFIVDNLISGGFIFDSVNDFLIDFVFFQLYAFVLGFSNVYFFNYFNRLNWKKGDTVKRIVLGIICSTIITLMGLFVLRMLTSLTLGGKSLYEFISNETLKSYQFGLWVTLTIVSVFHIVYFYNKYQQNRIKEQKVIAGTASAKFNALKNQLDPHFLFNSLNVLTSLIEENPDNAQKFTTSLSKVYRYVLEQKDKELVTVDEELQFAKTYMSLVKMRFEDSIIFDMPETASNPESKVVPLSLQLLLENAVKHNMVTSSKPLHIKIYEDGDNLVVENNLQPKQIVKKSSGVGLSNIKQRYDLLTNKKVNIYKEANSFAVAIPMLTKQIVVMRSQSQPQIDDSYVRARNHVEELKGFYYSLISYCFVIPFLIFVNYKTSWEFQWFWFPMFGWGLGLAIQAFKVFVNNGTFSRDWERRKIEKFMREEEENKHWN is encoded by the coding sequence ATGACAAAATCGGTAAAAAATATCATTATAATTTTTGCTATTGGATGTGCCATCTTTATAGTGGATAACTTGATTTCAGGTGGATTTATATTCGATAGTGTTAATGACTTTTTGATCGATTTTGTTTTTTTTCAATTGTATGCATTCGTACTCGGGTTTTCCAATGTGTATTTCTTCAATTATTTTAATAGACTCAACTGGAAAAAGGGAGATACAGTTAAACGTATTGTTTTAGGAATTATATGTTCAACAATCATTACGTTAATGGGGTTATTTGTATTGCGAATGCTTACATCTTTAACCCTGGGAGGCAAGTCTCTTTATGAGTTTATTTCAAATGAAACATTGAAATCGTACCAATTTGGATTGTGGGTAACTTTAACCATAGTTTCTGTTTTTCATATAGTTTATTTTTATAATAAATACCAACAGAATAGAATAAAGGAACAAAAGGTTATTGCAGGTACGGCCAGTGCCAAATTTAATGCTTTAAAAAATCAATTAGACCCGCATTTTTTATTTAATAGTTTAAATGTACTTACCAGTTTAATTGAAGAAAACCCGGATAATGCACAAAAGTTTACAACATCCTTATCTAAGGTGTATCGCTATGTTTTAGAGCAAAAGGATAAGGAGTTGGTAACTGTTGATGAGGAACTGCAATTCGCAAAGACCTATATGTCTTTAGTTAAAATGCGTTTTGAAGACAGTATTATTTTCGATATGCCGGAAACGGCATCAAATCCGGAAAGTAAAGTTGTACCATTATCGTTGCAGCTGCTATTGGAAAATGCAGTAAAGCATAATATGGTAACATCAAGCAAACCGCTGCATATAAAGATTTATGAAGACGGTGATAATTTGGTTGTAGAAAATAATTTGCAGCCAAAACAAATAGTAAAAAAGAGTAGTGGTGTGGGACTTAGTAATATAAAACAGCGCTACGATTTATTAACAAATAAAAAAGTAAACATTTATAAAGAAGCAAACAGTTTTGCAGTAGCAATACCAATGCTTACTAAACAAATAGTAGTTATGAGATCTCAATCGCAACCTCAAATAGATGATAGTTATGTAAGAGCACGTAACCATGTAGAAGAACTTAAAGGATTTTATTATAGCCTTATATCGTATTGTTTCGTCATTCCGTTTTTAATATTTGTAAACTATAAAACCTCCTGGGAGTTTCAATGGTTTTGGTTTCCTATGTTTGGCTGGGGCTTAGGTTTGGCCATTCAGGCTTTTAAAGTTTTTGTGAATAACGGGACTTTTAGCAGAGATTGGGAAAGGCGTAAAATTGAAAAGTTTATGCGTGAGGAAGAAGAAAATAAACATTGGAATTAA
- a CDS encoding energy transducer TonB produces MEAKKNPNLEIGRNSSIYFAIGLNLMLLLSWQVLEYKTYEKEDIVAELLAMEKEVEEDIPIVNVNTSPPPPPPVAVQQSIQIVEDVEDIEETIIESTETSQEEAIQEVVEVSDVVVEEVEEDVEVAFAVIENVPVFPGCEGLPKKKMKDCFQQKMQEHVVNNFQYPEVALDMGLQGRVSVIFIIDSKGHITGIRSRGPDKILEEEAERIIGLLPKMKPGTQRGKPVKVAYAVPIFFKFSEG; encoded by the coding sequence ATGGAAGCAAAAAAGAACCCAAACTTAGAAATAGGTAGGAATAGCAGCATTTATTTTGCTATAGGTCTTAATTTAATGTTGCTTCTTTCCTGGCAAGTTTTAGAGTATAAAACTTACGAAAAAGAAGACATCGTTGCAGAACTTTTGGCAATGGAAAAGGAGGTTGAAGAGGATATTCCCATAGTGAATGTAAATACGTCACCACCGCCACCACCTCCTGTGGCCGTTCAACAATCTATTCAAATTGTAGAAGATGTTGAAGATATAGAAGAAACAATAATAGAAAGTACCGAGACATCGCAGGAAGAGGCTATTCAAGAAGTTGTAGAAGTGAGTGATGTTGTGGTAGAAGAGGTTGAGGAAGATGTAGAAGTTGCATTTGCTGTTATTGAGAATGTACCTGTATTTCCCGGATGTGAAGGACTTCCTAAGAAGAAGATGAAAGATTGTTTTCAGCAAAAAATGCAGGAGCATGTGGTTAATAATTTCCAATATCCTGAAGTTGCTTTAGATATGGGATTGCAAGGACGTGTATCTGTAATATTCATTATAGATTCCAAAGGTCATATTACAGGTATTAGATCTAGAGGTCCGGATAAAATCTTGGAAGAAGAAGCAGAACGAATTATTGGATTATTGCCTAAAATGAAGCCGGGAACTCAACGAGGTAAACCAGTTAAAGTAGCTTATGCTGTACCTATATTCTTCAAATTTAGTGAAGGTTAA
- a CDS encoding Crp/Fnr family transcriptional regulator produces MTHPLRKHIEEIISLTDEEFNFVLSHFEQIKKRKHQYIVQEGEIVDKEYWIIKGCLKSYFVDDTGKEHILQFGMENWWITDYESFVKQTKSKTSIDCIEDSELLYISFENRDKLTAQMHKMERFWAKKSKMGRISLQNRILSLLKNSTKERYDLLLEQYPKLFQRVPKKMIAAYLGVSRETLSRLNS; encoded by the coding sequence ATGACACACCCTCTCAGAAAACATATCGAAGAAATAATTAGCCTTACAGATGAGGAATTTAATTTTGTTTTGAGTCACTTTGAGCAAATCAAAAAACGTAAACATCAATATATTGTTCAAGAAGGAGAAATTGTAGACAAAGAATACTGGATAATAAAAGGTTGTTTAAAAAGCTACTTTGTTGACGATACGGGAAAGGAGCATATACTTCAATTTGGTATGGAAAATTGGTGGATTACAGATTATGAATCTTTTGTAAAACAAACCAAATCCAAAACGTCTATCGACTGTATAGAAGATAGTGAACTACTATACATCTCTTTTGAAAATAGAGATAAACTAACGGCTCAAATGCATAAAATGGAACGGTTTTGGGCTAAAAAAAGTAAAATGGGTAGAATTTCGCTTCAAAACAGGATTTTATCATTGTTAAAAAACTCAACCAAAGAAAGGTACGATTTACTTCTAGAACAATACCCGAAACTTTTTCAACGTGTTCCTAAAAAAATGATTGCCGCCTATTTAGGTGTTTCCAGAGAAACGCTTAGTAGATTAAATTCATAG
- a CDS encoding tautomerase family protein yields the protein MPYINIRVTDEEVTREQKRQLIEGATQLVVDILNKNPQTTHVVIDEVPIANWGVNGKQYLGTKK from the coding sequence ATGCCATACATTAACATTAGAGTTACTGATGAAGAAGTAACACGAGAACAAAAACGTCAATTAATAGAAGGCGCTACCCAACTGGTAGTGGACATTCTTAACAAAAATCCGCAAACAACCCATGTTGTTATTGATGAAGTACCCATAGCAAATTGGGGTGTAAATGGGAAACAATATTTAGGAACTAAAAAATAA
- a CDS encoding SDR family NAD(P)-dependent oxidoreductase — MKNKTVIITGASTGIGKEIAKYFIARESNVVMNSSNEENLSKTYQDLGAPSNAVYLVGDISKQETGQKLIALALKKFNAVDVLINNAGIFSPKPFLDVEEQDLDLYWNVNLKGTYFTSQAAIPQMIKQQNGSIINIGTVLVEHAIDGFPATAPLTSKGAIHALTRQLAAEFGKNNIKVNTIAPGIIRSPLQEKIGIEDADSLAGLHLLNRIGEANEIAEAAYYLATSGFITGETINVAGGHTVGHAI; from the coding sequence ATGAAAAACAAAACCGTAATTATTACAGGAGCATCCACAGGAATTGGGAAAGAAATTGCAAAATATTTTATAGCACGAGAAAGCAATGTTGTAATGAACTCTTCTAATGAAGAAAACTTAAGCAAGACTTATCAAGACCTTGGTGCGCCTTCAAATGCTGTTTACTTAGTTGGAGATATCAGTAAACAAGAAACTGGCCAGAAGCTTATTGCTTTAGCGCTCAAAAAATTTAACGCCGTAGATGTTTTAATTAATAATGCAGGCATCTTTTCTCCAAAGCCCTTTTTAGATGTTGAAGAACAAGATTTAGACCTTTATTGGAATGTAAACCTAAAGGGAACATATTTTACTTCACAAGCAGCTATTCCTCAAATGATAAAACAACAAAATGGTTCTATAATAAACATAGGAACTGTTTTGGTAGAACATGCTATTGATGGATTTCCTGCAACGGCACCATTAACAAGCAAAGGAGCTATACATGCTTTAACAAGACAATTAGCCGCAGAATTTGGTAAAAATAATATTAAGGTAAATACCATCGCTCCTGGAATTATTAGAAGCCCACTACAAGAGAAAATAGGAATTGAAGATGCCGATAGTTTAGCAGGATTGCACTTACTAAATAGAATTGGTGAAGCAAATGAAATTGCAGAAGCAGCTTATTACTTAGCAACTTCAGGATTTATAACAGGTGAAACAATTAATGTAGCTGGCGGGCACACCGTTGGACATGCTATTTAA
- a CDS encoding nuclear transport factor 2 family protein, translated as MYKENIKNIENLITNYFEGIFHGDIIKLEACFHKNVNIYGDIKGVDYLKNINEYLEGVKNRQSPKDLNEDLKMKIIGIDIMGKIAMAKLHVPMLGYNYYDYLSLVKIDNTWKIVNKIFTHVE; from the coding sequence ATGTATAAAGAGAATATAAAAAACATTGAAAATTTAATTACGAATTACTTTGAAGGTATTTTTCACGGAGATATTATAAAGCTTGAAGCTTGCTTTCATAAAAATGTGAATATTTATGGAGACATCAAGGGTGTTGATTATTTAAAAAATATAAATGAATACCTGGAAGGCGTAAAAAACAGACAAAGCCCTAAAGATTTAAATGAGGATTTAAAAATGAAAATTATAGGAATAGACATTATGGGTAAAATTGCCATGGCTAAATTGCATGTACCTATGTTAGGCTATAACTATTATGACTATTTATCTCTAGTTAAAATTGATAATACCTGGAAAATTGTGAATAAGATATTTACTCATGTAGAATAA
- a CDS encoding VOC family protein, whose translation MDNDIKIEFLDHVAIRVKDLNTSIEWYQNVLGLKKYQLPEWGEFPIFMLSGKSGIALFPANLSDTELDLNSRNVKIDHIAFNVTNSNFEKAKRRYTELNLDFNIQDHHYFDSIYTKDPDGHTIELTTIKVNEEAFYKLKD comes from the coding sequence ATGGATAATGACATAAAGATTGAATTTTTAGACCATGTGGCTATTAGAGTCAAAGATTTAAATACCTCTATAGAATGGTATCAAAATGTTTTGGGGCTAAAAAAATATCAACTACCTGAATGGGGAGAATTTCCAATTTTTATGCTTTCCGGAAAATCAGGAATTGCATTATTCCCTGCCAATTTAAGTGATACTGAACTTGATTTAAATTCCAGAAATGTAAAAATCGACCATATTGCCTTTAACGTAACGAATAGCAATTTCGAAAAAGCAAAAAGACGTTACACCGAATTAAATCTGGACTTCAATATTCAAGACCATCATTACTTTGATTCCATCTACACGAAAGACCCAGATGGTCATACCATAGAACTAACTACCATAAAAGTGAATGAGGAAGCGTTTTACAAACTAAAAGACTAA
- a CDS encoding Crp/Fnr family transcriptional regulator: MNNEIIEFFSQYVDLSDEEISIISKQNLIQSYKKGTFLLKEGEIANQCYFLLKGCISSYHMVEGEIKVTEFYTEIQPIRPVSYTTKKPSEYYLKCIEDCIISIGTPEKSEILMEQVPKISKLCTMIIEEQLANQQIKYDTLIKLTPEQRYLNLQEKSPDLLNRIPQYLIASYLGIRPESLSRIRKRLSKQQSFLNSNQ, encoded by the coding sequence ATGAACAATGAAATAATTGAGTTTTTCTCTCAATATGTCGATCTGTCTGATGAAGAAATAAGCATTATCTCAAAACAAAATTTGATACAATCCTATAAAAAGGGAACCTTTTTATTAAAAGAAGGAGAAATAGCCAATCAGTGTTATTTCCTCCTTAAAGGTTGTATAAGTAGTTATCATATGGTAGAAGGAGAAATTAAAGTCACTGAATTTTATACCGAAATACAACCTATCAGGCCCGTTAGTTATACCACAAAAAAACCATCTGAATATTATTTGAAATGTATAGAAGATTGCATCATTTCAATAGGTACACCGGAAAAAAGTGAAATACTAATGGAGCAAGTTCCTAAAATTTCCAAGCTTTGTACCATGATAATCGAAGAACAACTGGCAAATCAGCAAATAAAATATGATACCCTTATAAAACTAACGCCAGAACAACGCTATTTAAACCTACAAGAAAAATCTCCCGATCTTCTTAACAGAATACCACAATATTTAATAGCCAGTTATTTAGGTATAAGACCGGAATCGCTAAGTAGAATACGCAAGCGCCTCAGTAAACAGCAGTCATTTCTTAACTCAAATCAATGA
- a CDS encoding SRPBCC family protein codes for MNKTYISKSSIAINASPSKIWEALVTPEIAKEYFHGAKLITDWKIGSPITFKGEFNGNKYEEKGIILNMEPNTQLQYSHWSNFDGLPDEPENYRVWTFNLSESKNHTLLSISEDNIPTEKKQQRSDEFWNGVLSIIKQIAER; via the coding sequence ATGAACAAAACATATATCTCTAAATCATCAATAGCAATTAATGCTTCTCCTTCTAAAATCTGGGAAGCATTGGTTACACCAGAAATAGCAAAAGAGTACTTCCACGGAGCTAAACTGATAACAGACTGGAAAATAGGAAGTCCAATCACATTCAAAGGCGAATTCAACGGAAACAAATATGAAGAAAAGGGTATCATACTAAATATGGAACCCAATACGCAGCTTCAATATTCGCATTGGAGCAACTTTGATGGATTACCCGATGAACCTGAAAACTATAGGGTTTGGACATTTAACCTATCAGAATCTAAAAACCATACATTACTCTCAATTTCTGAAGACAATATTCCAACAGAAAAAAAGCAACAACGTTCTGATGAATTTTGGAATGGTGTTTTATCAATAATTAAGCAAATAGCCGAGAGGTAA
- a CDS encoding LamG-like jellyroll fold domain-containing protein, whose product MLRIFSRKSILVICFTAIVLLVNTVNAQHLSSNSYLIGDFENAKEAINYFEEDKSDYNIGFSIHINYALDSNELYVESSDSYVTFQQYVEALKVYLDKNPSKVVPLFINYEGPENWLKQVLNKANLDDYCFFLPAGEKWPNLEEIRDTGKRLIIFSFHQTNDEDKIINYAWDHIAEFPFTNFDSPIFEGYYSNGKPENELLLLRHFEKSNIEKSKIDESWLNLSENNFSILHAIKCWQLCGKRPNFIMVEGKHIRKIYYLNYVLRDFPSISGVVSYRNKPLEQVFWENKVKAITNGYYSFPVVEDEAPVLRPYQHGYSFRPSNIQVTEEYLKKGVINFTAFPLSLDEELTGAFTFNGKINNLIKPASSTKNFKCEFAKDIVKGEVLKFQDSSYAVFGIPDDFGIRKSSFTISLNIKLSELDLENDYFLIGANEKEYRKSLHVNIRKGIPYFGFYGSDVSVYKKLEPSKWYNLVVRYDIKNQEQSIFINGKQHGSSTGHPSYIGESELMLGRGFIQEGHLSGYIDDLYIWNRALSNNEIKTVFSDGVKVEKKNNLVFIFLTLITLVVLALVILMVVRRRRSVKFQTTRVKSFKTSEILGSKINTITLFGGFRVYDKHGKDITLKFPPKIKELFLIILLYSVKSTRGISSQKITNIIWHGFSTKKASNNRSVSFNKLRSAISDIEGISINFESGYWKITWNESFICDYLRVSSILKQLDKSRPEKYKELFQYVKSGKFLENSNWEWLEEFQTSINFDVVDALNDYALTLDELKEQAQAFEVYTLVIKIDDLNEQALQYIVSYLKSKESQTRARYYYDKFCEKYFEAYDEKYHIEFQDLI is encoded by the coding sequence ATGCTGCGAATATTTTCAAGGAAAAGTATTTTAGTTATTTGTTTCACAGCTATTGTTTTATTGGTTAATACTGTAAATGCTCAACATTTAAGTAGTAACAGTTATTTAATAGGTGATTTTGAAAATGCAAAAGAGGCCATTAATTATTTTGAAGAAGACAAGTCAGACTACAATATTGGTTTCAGTATTCATATTAATTATGCGCTCGATAGTAATGAACTCTACGTAGAATCTTCCGATTCGTATGTGACTTTTCAGCAGTATGTAGAGGCTTTAAAGGTATATCTGGATAAAAACCCATCTAAGGTCGTTCCTCTTTTTATTAACTATGAAGGTCCGGAAAACTGGCTTAAACAAGTATTAAATAAAGCTAATTTGGACGATTATTGCTTTTTTCTACCTGCAGGAGAAAAGTGGCCCAATTTGGAAGAGATAAGAGATACAGGAAAACGGCTTATAATCTTCTCTTTTCATCAAACCAATGATGAAGACAAAATTATTAATTATGCCTGGGATCATATTGCTGAATTTCCTTTTACCAATTTTGACAGTCCTATTTTTGAAGGTTATTATTCCAACGGAAAACCTGAAAACGAACTTTTACTTCTCAGACACTTTGAAAAGAGTAATATAGAGAAGTCAAAAATTGATGAAAGCTGGTTGAATCTTAGTGAAAATAACTTTAGTATTTTACATGCTATAAAGTGCTGGCAATTATGTGGTAAACGGCCAAATTTTATTATGGTTGAAGGTAAGCATATAAGAAAAATATATTATTTGAATTATGTGTTAAGAGACTTTCCATCTATTTCTGGGGTTGTATCGTATAGGAATAAACCTCTAGAACAAGTTTTTTGGGAGAATAAAGTTAAAGCTATTACAAATGGATATTACAGTTTTCCGGTTGTTGAAGATGAGGCTCCGGTACTTCGTCCTTATCAACATGGCTATTCCTTTAGGCCCTCTAATATACAGGTAACGGAAGAATATTTAAAAAAAGGCGTCATTAATTTTACTGCCTTTCCGCTGTCGTTGGATGAAGAGTTAACTGGTGCATTTACCTTTAACGGTAAGATTAATAACCTCATAAAACCAGCTTCATCAACTAAAAACTTTAAGTGCGAGTTTGCGAAAGATATTGTAAAAGGAGAAGTCCTTAAGTTTCAGGATAGCTCATATGCTGTTTTTGGCATACCAGATGATTTTGGCATTAGGAAAAGTAGTTTTACAATTAGTTTAAATATTAAGCTTTCGGAACTGGATTTAGAAAATGATTATTTTCTTATTGGAGCAAATGAAAAGGAATACAGAAAGAGTTTACATGTAAATATAAGAAAAGGCATTCCTTATTTTGGGTTTTATGGTTCAGACGTTTCTGTTTACAAAAAGCTTGAACCCTCTAAATGGTATAATCTAGTTGTTAGATACGATATAAAAAACCAAGAGCAATCTATATTTATAAATGGAAAACAACATGGCTCTTCTACTGGGCACCCTTCGTATATTGGTGAATCGGAGTTGATGTTAGGAAGAGGGTTTATTCAAGAGGGGCATCTGTCTGGGTATATCGATGATTTATATATATGGAACAGGGCACTTAGCAATAATGAAATAAAAACAGTTTTTTCTGATGGTGTAAAAGTTGAAAAGAAAAACAATCTGGTTTTTATTTTTTTAACTCTCATTACTCTTGTCGTTTTGGCGTTGGTAATTCTAATGGTAGTAAGAAGAAGGCGCAGCGTTAAATTTCAAACTACAAGAGTAAAATCATTTAAAACTTCTGAAATTCTGGGAAGTAAGATTAACACAATAACATTATTTGGTGGTTTTAGAGTGTACGATAAGCACGGGAAAGATATAACATTGAAATTCCCTCCGAAAATAAAAGAATTGTTTTTAATCATATTGCTTTATTCTGTTAAATCAACAAGAGGGATATCATCCCAAAAAATAACGAATATTATTTGGCACGGTTTTTCAACAAAAAAGGCATCGAACAATCGTAGTGTAAGTTTTAATAAACTTAGGTCTGCCATTTCAGATATTGAAGGTATTAGCATTAATTTTGAAAGTGGATACTGGAAAATAACTTGGAATGAAAGCTTTATTTGCGATTATTTACGGGTATCTTCTATTCTTAAACAATTGGATAAATCCAGACCAGAAAAGTATAAAGAACTGTTTCAATATGTTAAGTCCGGTAAGTTTTTGGAAAATTCAAACTGGGAATGGCTTGAAGAATTTCAAACTTCAATAAATTTTGATGTTGTTGATGCGCTTAATGACTATGCCTTAACATTAGATGAATTAAAAGAACAGGCTCAAGCTTTTGAGGTTTACACATTAGTCATAAAAATTGATGATTTAAATGAACAAGCTTTGCAGTATATAGTTAGCTATTTAAAAAGCAAGGAAAGCCAAACACGGGCTAGATATTATTACGATAAATTTTGTGAGAAGTATTTTGAAGCGTATGATGAGAAGTATCATATCGAGTTTCAGGATCTTATTTAA